A part of Pseudoliparis swirei isolate HS2019 ecotype Mariana Trench chromosome 8, NWPU_hadal_v1, whole genome shotgun sequence genomic DNA contains:
- the LOC130198110 gene encoding uncharacterized protein LOC130198110, which translates to MCSACLTPVYPMEKMEANKRILHRNCFCCIHCQKKLSIHNYSSLYGQFYCIYHYQQLFKRSGNYDEGFGHMQHKDRWLQKDKVKDEPAAASTPSPNVAKSNSNTSGGSRESSAGVYVKHVPAKEMVPNSGADVKGKQKISWPPEKKRRGFNPAQRSYVKNTISEMGRALTAEHHNNQTTISHGGEMRDKWKTFSSSFTLGVNKQSKTTGFTFGEKLPSEQTKSSDPTEDSVSSTGLPSVESGNPVTKRKSGEKNVAPTSKTNNQAFNRPDIYPNKARKYVRFAPNVDVVQYDLSNGEEHRAQLSDQTEQSSVNQSRDTEEGSEFQLSLEFGREQHESGAHLEIPGNKGHGKTSSTLKEREPVVEVEGIQEDPQTDITVLNGPVGKVEESLDTQSFTDTFNSTQEDVKHQESCEVSQVIARNFANPCESESPSLPHSSAERVHGEEAGLGRSANLLEKTLSANDNENGRSQKKPVVRTNSLKGSAKPAEKTKVKLGSWSTGKSPMSKLFTSGGNNKKNKVEPKDVKPGGGLLGRLFQSSSEKAEDVTKLSARDERNDKTQDDDKKREEVKEGVTKDMQKQGYESQVPAQGQEAGGQIKGASYCMEPTMESNTEPSNLHTTSTAEPGDDQTAADQIDEHESDLQSNESTPVTDPGKAESQDLPSTVESESQASEESINQLIAETSGDDILTVTFNAEFLGHSVSSAPDDPLAIQINTNASAQKPNEVLDASDEGGQDLLDGALLDPNPELPQDSSSPICPSDTCVSSLMEAPSTDTPSQLDAHKISSENDATFVLTDQLIVPTLNQDEAPTSSPSGTMSQTREQGADFDIFGSDDPLFAQPPAVEVVSASLNRPSDFPDDIFGVSDVFAVLPSSPATTNSLSDLLGLETSSPAAPSAQTGLFANDIFASETQLLPVSEPSDVHLLVDSLLVSDNSSTEQTPESTITNRSWMDDLLG; encoded by the exons ATGTGTTCGGCCTGTTTGACTCCTGTCTATCCAATGGAAAAAATGGAGGCCAATAAACGTATCCTGCACCGCAACTGTTTCTGCTGTATACATTGTCAGAAGAAGCTCAG CATCCACAACTATTCATCTCTTTATGGACAGTTCTACTGCATTTATCACTACCAGCAGCTTTTTAAAAGATCAGGAAATTATGATGAAGGATTTGGGCACATGCAACATAAAGACCGCTGGCTTCAGAAAGATAAAGTCAAAGATGAGCCAGCCGCTGCGTCCACTCCCAGTCCCAACGTGGCAAAAAGCAATTCAAACACGTCTGGTGGATCCAGAGAGTCCTCTGCTGGTGTGTATGTGAAACATGTGCCTGCAAAAGAAATGGTTCCCAACTCTGGTGCTGATGTTAAGGGCAAACAAAAAATTAGCTGGCCACCAGAGAAGAAGCGTCGTGGTTTTAATCCAGCACAGCGATCATACGTGAAGAATACGATATCTGAGATGGGGAGAGCATTGACTGCAGAGCATCACAACAACCAAACAACGATCAGCCACGGTGGAGAAATGAGAGATAAATGGAAGACATTTTCAAGCTCCTTTACTTTAGGTGTCAACAAGCAATCTAAGACAACAGGCTTTACCTTCGGTGAGAAGTTGCCATCGGAGCAAACGAAATCCAGTGATCCAACCGAAGACAGCGTCTCCTCGACAGGACTTCCCTCCGTGGAAAGTGGCAATCCTGTTACGAAACGGAAATCTGGAGAGAAAAACGTGGCACCCACTTCAAAAACCAACAATCAAGCATTTAACAGGCCGGACATCTATCCGAATAAAGCCAGGAAGTATGTGCGATTTGCtccaaatgttgatgttgttcagTATGACCTGTCAAACGGTGAGGAGCACAGGGCGCAGCTTTCAGACCAAACCGAACAGAGCAGCGTGAATCAATCCAGGGATACAGAAGAGGGCAGTGAATTTCAATTGTCATTAGAGTTCGGTAGAGAACAGCACGAAAGTGGGGCGCACCTTGAAATCCCTGGAAATAAAGGCCATGGAAAAACAAGCAGTACTTTGAAAGAAAGAGAGCCTGTTGTTGAAGTGGAGGGCATTCAAGAGGACCCACAGACTGATATAACGGTTCTGAATGGACCTGTCGGCAAGGTTGAGGAATCACTTGATACTCAGAGTTTCACTGACACTTTTAATTCAACTCAAGAGGATGTGAAACACCAAGAGTCATGTGAGGTATCGCAAGTCATTGCAAGAAACTTTGCCAACCCGTGTGAATCAGAAAGTCCAAGCCTTCCGCACAGTTCGGCAGAACGTGTGCATGGAGAGGAGGCCGGTCTTGGGAGGAGTGCAAATCTGTTAGAAAAGACGTTGTCAGCCAATGACAATGAAAATGGCAGAAGTCAGAAGAAGCCTGTCGTGAGAACAAACTCTCTGAAGGGCTCTGCAAAACCGGCTGAGAAGACAAAAGTCAAACTGGGATCCTGGTCCACGGGAAAGAGTCCTATGTCCAAGCTCTTCACATCAGGTGgaaacaacaagaaaaacaagGTTGAACCGAAAGATGTCAAACCTGGCGGTGGCCTCTTAGGAAGACTGTTTCAGTCATCCTCGGAGAAGGCTGAGGACGTCACAAAATTGTCTGCACGAGatgaaagaaatgacaaaaCACAGGATgatgacaaaaagagagaggaggtaaAAGAGGGCGTTACAAAAGACATGCAAAAGCAGGGCTACGAGTCTCAAGTACCAGCTCAGGGACAAGAGGCTGGAGGGCAGATTAAGGGAGCATCTTATTGTATGGAGCCCACAATGGAGAGCAATACAGAGCCATCCAACCTGCACACAACTTCAACTGCTGAACCAGGAGATGACCAAACTGCTGCCGATCAAATTGACGAGCATGAATCAGATTTACAAAGCAATGAGTCTACACCTGTAACTGATCCTGGAAAAGCTGAGTCTCAAGATCTCCCCAGTACCGTGGAGTCAGAGAGTCAAGCATCGGAGGAGTCAATCAATCAGCTAATAGCTGAGACCAGTGGTGATGACATTTTGACCGTTACATTTAATGCTGAGTTTTTGGGGCACAGTGTCAGTTCAGCCCCCGATGACCCGTTGGCCATTCAGATCAATACTAATGCTTCAGCTCAGAAGCCAAATGAAGTGCTCGATGCATCAGACGAAGGAGGACAAGACCTGTTGGACGGAGCGCTTCTCGATCCCAACCCTGAACTTCCTCAAGATTCCTCTAGTCCAATCTGCCCCAGTGATACCTGTGTATCTTCTCTCATGGAAGCTCCTTCCACTGATACTCCCAGCCAGCTTGACGCTCACAAGATATCGTCTGAGAATGACGCAACGTTTGTCCTGACGGATCAGCTTATCGTCCCAACCCTGAACCAAGATGAGGCTCCGACCTCAAGTCCTTCTGGTACAATGAGCCAGACAAGGGAGCAGGGTGCGGACTTTGACATTTTTGGCTCAGACGACCCTCTGTTCGCTCAGCCACCGGCTGTGGAAGTAGTTTCTGCTTCTTTAAACCGACCGTCCGACTTTCCGGACGACATCTTCGGAGTCAGTGATGTCTTTGCGGTGCTGCCGTCCAGCCCGGCCACCACCAACTCCCTGAGTGATTTGCTTGGCTTAGAAACAtcttctccagctgctccttcAGCTCAGACAGGTCTTTTTGCCAATGACATCTTTGCATCAGAAACGCAGTTGCTGCCCGTGTCCGAGCCAAGTGATGTTCACTTATTGGTGGACAGTCTTCTCGTGTCTGATAACAGCAGCACTGAGCAAACACCGGAAAGCACCATCACAAATAGAAGCTGGATGGATGATTTGCTCGGGTAA